Proteins encoded together in one Gemmatimonadota bacterium window:
- a CDS encoding protein kinase, producing MQAHLGAGGMGEVYRVLDLEQDRECALKILNEMMDEQAVRRRFHREFQVLNRFQHPRLVRTYTWGFAEERPYFTMEYLPGKTLEKIIADRVLLEQFRASHFFDLIQQIVEGLAYIHAQGAVHRDLKPSNIMVLETEEGIETTILDMGLAKFRHLHSISITQEGTAIGTAEYMSPEQGKGLWVDHRSDLYSLGVILYEMLTGAPPFSGQNPVSVILKHIRESPPSMGEAHVEVPAQTQEIVLKLLAKEPVDRYQSAEELVQALNGVASSGFVLSDDEQRDVHRKVVRPQFVGRESEMKILSAMLKDVQDGKQRVVLISGESGVGKTRLVEELLGDALIHDFLCLKGSGQEEGGQIYGALIDAFQGTTDLVAELPDPVKSDKFSVMERWLQLLKTLRQKQPIVLCLEDIQWLDELTLEFLQYVLRDPEPCPFLLCLTCRWSNLEPLPKEIENFIHSNELAEATQIQLENLQQEEVGYLAASMLGERSIPSDALQTLFRETGGQPLFVVEAVRTLVNADVVRQNVSGDWQWGEFPETLLSDDISEVLYRRITTLPDVQQRVLEYACVFLSDFSFELLAAVWRGDELELLDLLDDLIAEGLLTACGEDEDQYRFSQELCRCAIYNRMQGVRRRLLHREIGNALEETEDIEELTEELADHFAAAEERDKSVKYMCLAGKKALEVQAYRQALRRFEAVRDWTADDVFELPADAIDFLCDYADVLRNCSEYNCALKLLDEANALLQPES from the coding sequence ATCCAGGCGCACCTGGGAGCCGGGGGCATGGGCGAAGTGTATCGGGTTTTGGATCTGGAACAAGACCGGGAGTGCGCGCTCAAAATTTTGAATGAAATGATGGATGAGCAGGCTGTGCGCCGCCGTTTTCACAGAGAGTTTCAGGTGTTGAACAGATTTCAGCATCCGCGCCTGGTCCGCACATACACCTGGGGCTTTGCCGAAGAGCGTCCCTATTTTACAATGGAATATTTGCCTGGGAAGACATTGGAAAAGATAATTGCCGATCGTGTACTGTTAGAGCAATTTCGGGCGTCTCACTTTTTTGATTTGATACAACAAATTGTCGAGGGTTTGGCTTATATCCACGCGCAGGGTGCAGTGCATCGCGATCTCAAACCCTCCAATATTATGGTTCTGGAAACAGAAGAGGGGATTGAGACCACGATCCTGGATATGGGGCTGGCGAAATTCAGGCATCTGCATAGTATTTCCATTACACAGGAGGGCACGGCGATTGGCACAGCAGAATATATGTCGCCAGAGCAGGGTAAGGGGCTCTGGGTGGATCACCGGTCAGATTTGTATTCATTGGGCGTGATCTTATATGAGATGCTCACGGGCGCACCTCCCTTTTCTGGACAAAATCCGGTGTCTGTTATTCTGAAGCATATTCGAGAGTCACCGCCATCAATGGGTGAAGCCCATGTCGAGGTTCCAGCCCAGACGCAAGAAATTGTGCTGAAGTTGCTGGCAAAAGAGCCTGTTGATCGCTATCAGTCGGCAGAGGAACTGGTGCAGGCGTTAAATGGTGTGGCATCATCGGGGTTTGTGCTATCCGATGACGAGCAGCGCGATGTGCATAGAAAAGTTGTGCGCCCGCAATTTGTTGGGCGGGAATCTGAAATGAAGATACTGAGTGCGATGTTGAAGGATGTACAGGATGGCAAACAGCGCGTAGTTTTGATCTCTGGTGAGTCAGGGGTGGGAAAAACAAGATTGGTCGAAGAACTATTGGGCGATGCGCTGATCCATGATTTTCTGTGTTTGAAAGGGTCTGGTCAGGAAGAGGGCGGACAAATATACGGTGCATTGATCGATGCTTTTCAAGGAACGACGGATTTGGTGGCAGAGTTACCCGATCCGGTAAAATCGGATAAGTTTTCTGTTATGGAGCGTTGGTTGCAGTTATTAAAAACTCTGCGGCAGAAACAGCCCATTGTGCTGTGTTTGGAAGATATTCAATGGCTTGATGAATTGACATTGGAATTTTTGCAGTATGTGTTGCGCGATCCAGAGCCGTGCCCGTTTTTGTTATGCCTGACCTGTCGATGGTCTAACCTGGAACCCCTTCCAAAAGAAATTGAGAATTTTATACACAGCAATGAACTTGCTGAGGCGACTCAGATTCAGTTGGAGAATTTACAACAAGAAGAGGTGGGATATTTAGCGGCGTCAATGTTGGGAGAGCGGTCCATACCTTCTGATGCCTTGCAAACCCTGTTCAGAGAGACAGGTGGGCAGCCCCTGTTTGTGGTGGAGGCGGTGAGGACACTGGTGAATGCCGATGTGGTTCGGCAGAATGTGTCTGGCGATTGGCAGTGGGGAGAGTTTCCGGAAACACTATTATCCGATGATATTTCAGAGGTTTTGTACAGGCGCATAACTACCCTGCCTGATGTGCAACAGCGGGTGCTGGAATACGCCTGTGTTTTTCTGAGTGATTTTTCTTTTGAATTATTGGCTGCGGTTTGGCGCGGTGATGAGTTGGAGCTATTGGATTTATTGGACGACCTGATTGCAGAAGGGCTTTTGACAGCTTGTGGAGAGGATGAAGATCAATATCGTTTTTCACAGGAGTTGTGTCGGTGTGCAATTTACAATCGTATGCAAGGTGTGCGGCGGCGTCTGTTACATCGAGAAATTGGCAATGCTCTGGAAGAGACGGAAGATATAGAAGAATTGACCGAAGAATTAGCGGATCATTTTGCTGCGGCAGAAGAACGAGATAAGTCTGTAAAATATATGTGTCTGGCGGGTAAAAAAGCATTGGAGGTACAAGCGTATCGCCAGGCATTGAGACGGTTCGAGGCAGTGAGGGACTGGACAGCGGATGACGTTTTTGAATTACCTGCAGATGCTATTGATTTTTTGTGCGATTATGCAGATGTGTTGCGCAATTGTAGTGAATACAATTGCGCACTAAAACTTTTAGACGAAGCAAATGCATTATTGCAGCCGGAATCGTAG